One segment of Streptomyces bathyalis DNA contains the following:
- a CDS encoding ATP-binding protein, whose translation MASGSVAVVGLLACLPHLWRMHREDIRHADRCAEQAEQAQRAADRQVSSERARLTEQWQTWSQSQFEAFHESLEQWCRDLHIVLTERRKPDSPLPNLSPQTAKLLNGALEEVDEELIDVQDACEHAIVFLAQRLQTGGLQIQEKAGALIDRPEPGLPELGIEIDHLATTFAHHAQSLRILGGSWTGQQWQETVPLTDIVRAAGGQITDYQRVVIGGEPDLGVKDFAAEWLIHLVAEILGNATTYSPSSKEVTAQLEAVPSGAVIQIDDRGTGMTEARLQKALELVAGPRDVSIRDLQTPQVGLAVVGNIARRLKLRVSLGRSPYGGIRAVVLVPMDLLEAIDPVYTMPVPEGAAGPEAEEHKAEPAERAERRENPLPVRTRPQETAPASTPAPAPEPASAFDPERSTSAFATERSTSTFDPQRTASAFARGRSESTEPSSGSEPPAVGLPRRRSPRHTQTAGPVEAEQHSVGSDEDPEAAASFMSSFVLGGRASTDDETDSPQGDDDR comes from the coding sequence ATGGCGAGCGGTTCGGTCGCGGTCGTCGGACTGCTGGCGTGCCTGCCGCACCTGTGGCGGATGCACCGCGAGGACATACGCCATGCCGATCGCTGCGCGGAGCAGGCCGAGCAGGCACAGCGCGCCGCCGACCGCCAGGTCAGCTCGGAGAGGGCGCGCCTGACGGAACAGTGGCAGACCTGGTCGCAGTCGCAGTTCGAGGCCTTCCACGAGTCCCTTGAGCAGTGGTGCCGCGACCTGCACATCGTGCTCACGGAGCGGCGCAAGCCCGACTCCCCCCTCCCCAACCTGAGCCCCCAGACGGCGAAGCTGCTCAACGGCGCGCTCGAAGAGGTGGACGAGGAGCTCATCGACGTCCAGGACGCCTGTGAGCACGCGATCGTCTTCCTCGCCCAGCGGCTCCAGACGGGCGGTCTGCAGATCCAGGAGAAGGCCGGCGCCCTCATCGACCGGCCCGAGCCCGGACTGCCCGAACTCGGCATCGAGATCGACCACTTGGCGACGACGTTCGCCCACCACGCGCAGAGCCTGCGCATCCTCGGCGGTTCGTGGACGGGCCAGCAGTGGCAGGAGACGGTTCCCCTCACGGACATCGTCCGCGCCGCCGGCGGTCAGATCACCGACTACCAGCGCGTGGTGATCGGCGGCGAACCCGACCTGGGCGTCAAGGACTTCGCGGCCGAATGGCTCATCCACCTCGTCGCGGAGATCCTCGGGAACGCGACGACCTACAGCCCCAGCAGCAAGGAGGTCACCGCACAGCTGGAGGCAGTTCCCTCGGGAGCGGTCATCCAGATCGACGACCGCGGTACGGGTATGACGGAGGCCCGGCTCCAGAAGGCCCTCGAACTCGTCGCCGGCCCGCGCGACGTCAGCATCCGCGACCTGCAGACCCCGCAGGTCGGCCTGGCCGTGGTCGGCAACATCGCACGCCGGCTGAAGCTCAGGGTGAGCCTGGGACGTTCGCCGTACGGAGGCATCCGCGCCGTCGTACTCGTGCCCATGGACCTCCTCGAAGCAATCGACCCGGTGTACACGATGCCCGTCCCCGAAGGTGCCGCCGGCCCCGAGGCCGAAGAACACAAGGCAGAGCCCGCCGAACGTGCTGAGCGGCGGGAGAACCCCCTCCCGGTGCGCACCCGTCCGCAGGAGACCGCCCCGGCTAGCACGCCGGCCCCGGCTCCCGAGCCTGCTTCCGCGTTCGACCCGGAGCGGTCCACTTCCGCGTTCGCCACGGAGCGGTCCACTTCCACGTTCGACCCGCAGCGGACCGCTTCCGCGTTCGCCAGGGGACGGTCGGAGAGCACCGAACCCTCGTCCGGTTCGGAACCCCCTGCCGTGGGGCTGCCGCGGCGACGCTCGCCCCGTCACACACAGACGGCCGGTCCCGTCGAAGCAGAACAGCACAGCGTCGGCAGCGATGAGGACCCGGAAGCCGCCGCTTCCTTCATGAGCTCCTTCGTGCTGGGGGGCCGGGCCTCGACCGATGATGAAACCGATTCACCCCAGGGGGACGACGACCGATGA
- a CDS encoding roadblock/LC7 domain-containing protein gives MSHEAAAHDQSWMLSDVADVPGVQHAVVLSADGLVRARTNDLGIDEADTLAAAAAGLQSLGVSLAGRFGEGGLKQHMVEWKGGFLFLRGAGDGSRLAVITSNKVDPGVIASQMVLQVQRFGDHQGSPPRRRSVT, from the coding sequence ATGAGTCACGAAGCAGCCGCTCACGACCAGTCCTGGATGCTCAGTGACGTAGCTGATGTCCCCGGTGTGCAGCACGCCGTGGTCCTCAGCGCCGACGGGCTGGTCCGCGCCCGTACGAACGATCTGGGCATCGACGAGGCCGACACGCTTGCCGCGGCGGCGGCCGGACTGCAGTCGCTGGGCGTCAGCCTGGCGGGCCGCTTCGGCGAAGGCGGGCTGAAGCAGCACATGGTCGAGTGGAAAGGCGGCTTCCTCTTCCTGCGCGGAGCAGGGGACGGGTCCCGCCTCGCGGTGATCACCAGCAACAAGGTCGATCCCGGAGTGATCGCCTCCCAGATGGTGCTCCAGGTGCAGCGGTTCGGCGACCACCAGGGCAGCCCGCCGAGGAGGCGCTCAGTCACGTGA
- a CDS encoding DUF742 domain-containing protein yields the protein MLTGGRARPRQRLAIETLLETVDPEGTELPVTASRQERMLWRMCRHRLSVAESAAHLGLSVSVVTILACDLIDAGYLTTRSQVPKAQLPDVHILQEVLDGLRRQLSA from the coding sequence GTGCTGACCGGAGGGCGGGCTCGGCCTCGTCAACGGCTCGCAATCGAGACTCTGTTGGAGACCGTCGACCCCGAGGGCACCGAACTCCCGGTGACTGCCAGCAGGCAGGAACGGATGCTGTGGCGGATGTGCCGCCACAGACTCTCCGTGGCGGAGTCCGCAGCGCACCTGGGCCTGTCGGTCAGCGTCGTCACGATCCTCGCCTGCGACCTGATCGATGCCGGCTACCTGACCACACGTTCGCAGGTCCCAAAGGCGCAGCTTCCCGACGTGCACATACTCCAAGAGGTACTGGATGGACTCCGCAGACAACTCAGCGCCTGA